The following are from one region of the Jatrophihabitans telluris genome:
- a CDS encoding pentapeptide repeat-containing protein, whose translation MAIAVPAPDGSAGSPPPQDTAPVGPAARFESDCGQCTGLCCVGLAFSASVDFAFDKPAGVACVNLARDDRCRIHASLTQEGFRGCTVFECLGAGPQISRHTFAGRSWRTSPETAGQMFAAFSLMRQLQELLWYLTQAAAFPDGALAQRPELAAVTARVEALIGAPADALLALDGAAIHREVYEVLLRVSRSVRAGLAADRRYRARADLAGAVLAGADLRGADLRGADLRGALLIGADLTGADLDRADVIGADLRGADVRGARLAGALFVTPMQLGGCTGDDRTTIPPNLRRPGHWC comes from the coding sequence GTGGCAATCGCAGTTCCCGCGCCGGACGGATCCGCTGGCTCGCCGCCGCCGCAGGACACAGCCCCTGTCGGCCCGGCTGCACGCTTCGAGTCGGACTGTGGCCAGTGCACGGGCCTGTGCTGCGTCGGGCTGGCGTTCTCCGCCTCCGTGGACTTCGCCTTCGACAAGCCCGCCGGAGTGGCGTGTGTGAACCTCGCCCGTGACGATCGCTGCCGGATTCATGCGAGCCTGACCCAGGAGGGCTTCCGCGGGTGCACGGTTTTCGAATGCCTCGGCGCCGGCCCGCAGATCTCCCGTCACACGTTCGCCGGTCGCAGCTGGCGAACCTCGCCGGAGACGGCCGGGCAGATGTTTGCGGCCTTCTCGCTGATGCGTCAGCTCCAGGAACTGCTGTGGTACCTGACGCAGGCGGCGGCGTTCCCGGACGGAGCCCTGGCGCAGCGGCCCGAACTGGCCGCCGTGACCGCGCGGGTCGAGGCCCTGATCGGCGCTCCTGCCGATGCGTTGCTGGCCCTCGACGGCGCCGCGATCCACCGCGAGGTGTACGAGGTGCTGCTCCGCGTGAGCCGCTCGGTGCGGGCCGGACTTGCAGCTGATCGCCGGTATCGGGCTCGAGCCGATCTGGCCGGCGCCGTTCTGGCCGGCGCGGACCTGCGCGGCGCGGACCTGCGCGGCGCGGACCTGCGCGGGGCACTGCTCATCGGCGCCGACCTGACCGGGGCCGACCTCGACCGGGCGGACGTGATCGGAGCAGATCTGCGCGGCGCCGACGTCCGGGGAGCCAGGTTGGCGGGCGCGCTGTTCGTGACCCCGATGCAGCTCGGCGGGTGCACCGGCGACGACCGGACCACCATCCCGCCCAACCTGCGACGTCCCGGTCACTGGTGCTGA
- a CDS encoding NAD-glutamate dehydrogenase, whose protein sequence is MTELSAAPDQGSDAAAQVQADRAPIEADDAVFLQRYLAHAPSQLPGRQQSVLADIAKQHFELGRRRAGDQILISVRDVDGGTSAIDIVTADAPYLVDSTGAELGRTGHPVVYLLHPQIVVRRNADGDLCQVLNLEDTAEVPAGAATESWMHIETPVIPADERASVAADLRRVLVDVHHAVADAPELYRLIRDLADELSAHPGQFDRDTSAEAAALLRWLADGNFMILGHAAYSANELASPVRRGDAEAGTPRGVLRGEASISPLELLPAYRSGAPLVIFKSPMVSTVRRSARYDCVTVIAPGENGSGEKIHVFLGLITDETDGTVGRVPVLRRRIAEVLQRSGARADSHTGRQLLAALRTLPRDELLEATSPDLLRLATLVVDRADRGGIGVFARTHLNRDFVSVLVYFPADRLGPETRRRVRDVILLNWPGRIIARDDRIVELGLARMHFLIALRPGEEVPNPERSKVEATVAQVTRRWSDDLADLLTVGVGEQEADRMLRKYSNAFPEAYKEDFPASVAVSDLRRLESLPDHDGLAFELYTPPTDDAADRRLKVFRTGLPLSLGRTLPMLELMGIEVLDERPYELEPADGTASWIYDFGLRIGEGVDFSQQRSAAVIDTLRVLWAGGIEQDGFNALVVRAGLTWQQTVVLRAYAKYLRQAGSTFSQGYIELALSQNPTIARLLVDYFETRFDPARQPSEDAQAEVRQRIDEALAGVASLDQDRILRSFLGLVAATLRTNFYRTYSDDAAEPGPTAGAGAAVSASVSRPEAFAVKLDSREVPDLPEPRPRFEIWVYSPRVEGVHLRFGAVARGGLRWSDRREDFRTEVLGLVKAQMVKNTVIVPVGSKGGFVAKRLPDPAADRDAWLAEGIACYRLFITSLLELTDNYRTSPDGSRTVVAPPSTVRYDGDDPYLVVAADKGTATFSDIANAIAVERGFWLGDAFASGGSVGYDHKAMGITAKGAWESVKYHFRELGLDTQTQDFTVVGVGDMSGDVFGNGMLLSDRIRLLAAFDHRHIFLDPDPDAARSFAERARMFALPRSSWADYDASLLSEGGGVFPRSLKAIPVSAQVAAALGLPEGTAKLPPAVLINAILRAPVDLLWNGGIGTYVKASTETHLDAGDKANDPLRADGAQLRCRVVGEGGNLGFTQRGRVEFARAGGRINTDAIDNSAGVDTSDHEVNIKILLDREVQAGVINTEERNQLLGQQTDEVARLVLADNYGQNVLLGVARHGARALVSVHRRLIRELEKAGELDRTIEFLPSDKELAAREAAREGLSSPELAVLAAYVKIVLSEQIRESSLPDEPWFQRALSDYFPHPVAERFRANLSEHPLQREIITTCVVNDLVNRGGSTFVFRAMEETGVDPAQVTRAYTVVREVFSLSEIWAEIEALDNQVPTTAQHIGYREVRRTIDRAVRWLVDVRFPISDAAGEIERFGPTVADLSPRVPDLLRGRERDNLYSEVERLVGHGLPRSLAMRISCLLTSFLLLDVVEISVAENRPPAEVADLHFALSERLSVDDILYAVTSLPRDDRWSALARAAMRHDVYAALAAITTSVLRATDATMPAGERIEAWAARNPERVERARATFAEALSRDPVDLATLSVALRVMRSLPTS, encoded by the coding sequence ATGACCGAGCTTTCGGCTGCCCCTGATCAGGGCTCCGACGCCGCCGCGCAGGTCCAGGCCGACCGCGCGCCGATCGAGGCCGACGACGCTGTGTTTCTGCAGCGCTACCTGGCCCATGCCCCGTCCCAGCTGCCCGGCCGGCAACAGAGCGTGCTGGCCGATATCGCCAAGCAGCACTTCGAACTCGGCCGCCGACGTGCCGGCGACCAGATTCTGATCTCGGTCCGGGACGTCGACGGCGGCACGTCGGCGATCGACATCGTGACCGCGGACGCGCCGTACCTGGTGGACTCGACGGGAGCCGAACTCGGTCGCACGGGACATCCGGTGGTGTACCTGCTGCATCCCCAGATCGTGGTGCGGCGCAACGCCGACGGCGACCTCTGCCAGGTGCTCAACCTCGAGGACACCGCCGAGGTGCCCGCGGGCGCCGCGACGGAATCGTGGATGCATATCGAGACTCCGGTCATCCCGGCCGACGAACGCGCCTCGGTGGCTGCCGATCTGCGCCGCGTGCTGGTCGACGTCCACCACGCCGTCGCTGACGCACCGGAGTTGTACCGGCTGATCCGTGACCTCGCCGACGAATTGTCCGCCCACCCGGGCCAGTTCGACCGGGACACCTCGGCCGAGGCCGCCGCCCTGCTGCGCTGGCTGGCCGACGGCAACTTCATGATCCTCGGGCACGCCGCCTACAGCGCGAACGAGCTGGCTTCGCCGGTCCGCCGCGGCGACGCCGAGGCGGGCACCCCCCGGGGAGTGCTGCGGGGCGAGGCGTCGATCTCACCGCTGGAGCTGCTGCCGGCCTACCGTTCCGGTGCGCCGCTGGTGATCTTCAAGTCGCCGATGGTCTCGACCGTGCGCCGGTCGGCGCGCTACGACTGCGTGACCGTCATCGCGCCCGGTGAGAACGGAAGCGGCGAGAAGATCCACGTCTTCCTCGGCCTGATCACCGATGAGACGGACGGCACCGTAGGCCGGGTCCCGGTGCTGCGCCGCCGGATCGCCGAGGTCCTGCAGCGTTCCGGTGCCCGGGCCGACAGTCACACCGGACGGCAATTGCTGGCCGCGCTGCGGACCTTGCCGCGGGACGAACTGCTCGAGGCCACCAGCCCGGACCTGCTACGGCTGGCCACGCTGGTCGTCGATCGTGCCGATCGCGGAGGCATCGGCGTCTTCGCGCGTACCCACCTCAACCGCGACTTCGTCTCGGTGCTCGTCTATTTCCCGGCCGACCGGCTCGGACCGGAGACGCGCCGCCGCGTCCGGGACGTGATCCTGCTCAACTGGCCGGGCCGGATCATCGCCCGCGACGACCGGATCGTCGAGCTGGGCCTGGCCCGCATGCACTTCCTGATCGCGCTGCGGCCCGGGGAAGAAGTCCCGAACCCCGAGCGGTCCAAGGTGGAGGCCACAGTCGCTCAGGTGACTCGGCGGTGGAGCGACGACCTGGCCGATCTGCTCACCGTGGGGGTTGGCGAGCAGGAAGCCGACCGGATGCTGCGCAAGTACAGCAATGCCTTCCCGGAGGCGTACAAGGAGGACTTCCCCGCCTCGGTGGCCGTGTCGGACCTGCGCCGGCTGGAGTCCCTGCCCGACCACGACGGGCTCGCCTTCGAGCTGTACACCCCACCGACCGACGACGCGGCCGACCGGCGCTTGAAGGTCTTCCGAACCGGGCTGCCGCTATCGCTGGGACGCACCCTGCCGATGCTGGAGCTGATGGGCATCGAGGTTCTCGACGAGCGCCCCTACGAGCTGGAGCCTGCCGACGGCACGGCCTCCTGGATCTACGACTTCGGCCTGCGCATCGGTGAGGGCGTCGACTTCTCCCAGCAGCGCTCGGCCGCGGTCATCGACACCCTTCGGGTGCTGTGGGCCGGCGGGATCGAGCAGGACGGGTTCAACGCGCTCGTCGTCCGCGCCGGTCTGACCTGGCAACAGACCGTTGTGCTCAGGGCCTACGCCAAGTACCTCCGTCAGGCCGGCAGCACGTTCAGCCAGGGTTACATCGAGCTGGCGTTGAGCCAGAACCCCACCATTGCCCGTTTGCTGGTCGACTACTTCGAAACCCGCTTCGACCCGGCCCGCCAACCGTCCGAGGATGCGCAAGCCGAGGTCCGCCAGCGGATCGACGAGGCCTTGGCCGGGGTGGCCAGCCTCGACCAGGACCGCATCCTGCGTTCGTTCCTGGGCCTGGTGGCGGCGACGCTGCGGACGAACTTCTACCGCACCTACTCCGACGACGCGGCCGAGCCGGGTCCGACGGCCGGCGCCGGCGCTGCCGTCTCCGCCTCGGTGAGCCGCCCGGAGGCGTTCGCGGTGAAACTGGATTCACGCGAGGTACCCGACCTGCCCGAGCCGCGGCCCCGTTTCGAGATCTGGGTCTACTCGCCGCGGGTCGAGGGCGTGCACCTACGTTTCGGGGCTGTCGCCCGCGGCGGCCTGCGCTGGTCTGACCGCCGCGAGGATTTCCGGACCGAGGTTCTGGGGCTGGTCAAGGCGCAGATGGTCAAGAACACCGTCATTGTGCCGGTGGGTTCGAAGGGCGGCTTCGTCGCCAAGCGGCTGCCGGACCCGGCCGCCGATCGCGACGCCTGGCTGGCCGAGGGAATCGCCTGCTATCGCCTGTTCATCACCTCGCTGCTGGAGCTGACCGACAATTACCGGACGAGCCCGGACGGCTCGCGCACGGTGGTCGCACCGCCGTCGACGGTTCGCTACGACGGCGACGATCCCTACCTGGTCGTCGCCGCCGACAAGGGCACCGCGACCTTCTCCGACATCGCCAATGCCATCGCCGTGGAAAGGGGATTCTGGCTCGGGGACGCCTTCGCCTCCGGCGGCTCGGTGGGCTATGACCACAAGGCGATGGGCATCACCGCCAAGGGGGCCTGGGAGTCGGTCAAGTACCACTTCCGCGAGCTGGGCCTGGACACTCAGACGCAGGACTTCACCGTGGTCGGAGTCGGCGACATGTCCGGCGACGTCTTCGGCAACGGCATGCTGTTGTCGGACAGGATCCGACTGCTGGCCGCGTTCGATCACCGGCACATCTTCCTCGATCCCGACCCCGACGCGGCCCGCTCCTTCGCGGAACGGGCTCGCATGTTCGCTCTGCCGCGCTCGTCGTGGGCCGACTACGACGCCTCACTGCTCTCCGAGGGCGGAGGGGTCTTTCCCCGTTCTCTGAAGGCGATTCCCGTCTCGGCGCAGGTCGCGGCGGCCCTCGGCCTGCCCGAGGGTACGGCCAAGCTGCCGCCGGCGGTGCTGATCAACGCAATCCTGCGGGCACCGGTCGACCTGCTGTGGAACGGCGGGATCGGCACCTACGTCAAAGCCTCCACCGAGACCCATCTCGACGCCGGTGACAAGGCCAACGACCCGCTGCGCGCGGACGGAGCACAGCTGCGCTGCCGAGTCGTCGGCGAAGGCGGCAACCTGGGATTCACCCAGCGGGGACGGGTTGAGTTCGCTCGCGCAGGTGGCCGGATCAACACCGACGCCATCGACAATTCGGCCGGGGTGGACACCTCCGATCACGAGGTGAACATCAAGATCCTGCTGGATCGCGAGGTGCAGGCCGGTGTCATCAACACCGAAGAACGCAACCAACTGCTCGGCCAGCAGACCGACGAGGTCGCGCGCCTGGTGCTGGCCGACAACTACGGCCAGAACGTCCTGCTCGGCGTGGCCAGGCATGGCGCGCGCGCGTTGGTCTCGGTGCACCGGCGGCTCATCCGCGAGCTGGAGAAGGCGGGCGAGCTCGACCGCACGATCGAGTTCCTGCCCTCGGACAAGGAGCTTGCCGCGCGGGAGGCCGCTCGCGAGGGCCTGAGCTCTCCGGAGCTCGCCGTGCTGGCCGCCTACGTCAAGATCGTGCTGAGCGAGCAGATTCGCGAGTCCAGCCTGCCGGACGAGCCGTGGTTCCAGCGTGCCTTGAGTGACTACTTCCCCCACCCCGTGGCCGAGCGTTTCCGGGCCAACCTGTCCGAGCACCCGTTGCAGCGAGAGATCATCACCACCTGCGTGGTCAACGATCTGGTCAACCGGGGTGGATCGACCTTCGTCTTCCGGGCCATGGAGGAGACCGGCGTCGATCCGGCGCAGGTCACCCGGGCGTACACCGTCGTCCGCGAGGTGTTCTCCCTGTCGGAGATCTGGGCCGAGATCGAGGCGCTGGACAACCAGGTCCCCACCACCGCTCAGCACATCGGTTACCGGGAGGTCCGCCGGACGATCGACCGGGCCGTGCGGTGGCTGGTGGATGTCCGCTTCCCGATCAGCGACGCCGCCGGGGAGATCGAGCGGTTCGGGCCCACCGTGGCGGACCTGTCGCCGAGGGTGCCGGACTTGTTGCGGGGACGGGAACGCGACAACCTGTACTCCGAGGTCGAGCGCCTGGTCGGGCACGGTCTGCCGCGCTCGCTGGCGATGCGGATCTCCTGCCTGCTGACCTCGTTCCTGCTGCTGGACGTCGTGGAGATCAGCGTCGCTGAGAACCGCCCGCCGGCCGAAGTGGCCGATCTGCACTTCGCGCTGTCCGAGCGCCTTTCGGTGGACGACATCCTCTACGCGGTGACCAGCCTGCCGCGCGATGACCGGTGGTCGGCCCTGGCCCGGGCGGCCATGCGCCATGACGTCTACGCCGCCCTTGCCGCGATCACCACGTCCGTGCTTCGTGCGACGGATGCGACGATGCCCGCTGGGGAACGGATCGAGGCCTGGGCGGCTCGCAATCCCGAGCGGGTGGAACGGGCGCGCGCCACATTCGCCGAAGCCTTGTCCCGTGATCCGGTCGACCTGGCCACCCTGTCGGTGGCGTTGCGGGTCATGCGCAGCCTGCCGACGTCCTGA
- a CDS encoding ATP-binding protein, which produces MDQAVVEEGEHVPTLWVRHATPSAGLARRSISEALRVAGADEADCLDAALIASELVGNAVRHAPPLPSGHLSVEWVLTTDTYTIAVTDGGAIHELTVSDASVWDTSGRGLAIVAAVTEDWGVRNDDGRTTVWARGRLSTPVTPPASSPPSALYATG; this is translated from the coding sequence ATGGATCAGGCAGTCGTGGAGGAGGGTGAGCACGTGCCGACATTGTGGGTACGACACGCGACGCCCAGCGCCGGCCTGGCCCGACGCAGCATCTCCGAAGCGCTCCGCGTCGCCGGCGCCGATGAGGCCGACTGCCTGGACGCCGCGCTGATCGCCAGCGAACTCGTCGGCAACGCGGTCCGGCACGCGCCCCCACTGCCCTCGGGTCATCTCAGCGTGGAATGGGTCCTGACCACCGACACGTACACCATCGCCGTGACCGACGGCGGCGCCATTCACGAACTGACCGTGTCCGACGCCAGCGTCTGGGACACCTCCGGCCGGGGACTGGCCATCGTCGCCGCCGTCACCGAGGACTGGGGCGTGCGCAATGACGACGGCCGGACGACGGTGTGGGCCCGGGGCCGACTCAGCACGCCGGTGACCCCTCCGGCCAGCTCCCCGCCGAGCGCGCTGTACGCGACCGGCTGA
- a CDS encoding glycerophosphodiester phosphodiesterase family protein, whose product MTRHRKRDPLPPNAKPLIIAHRGASSTVAEHTLPAYLDAIEQGADGLECDVRLTRDGHLVCVHDRTVNRTSNGSGVVSELDLAGLRELDFASWKDVQDERARRGLPRLTAPDLAGAGAVPEQHAASDYLEGVAPDRLDVDGNRVLTLELLLSVVVDAGRPLRLLIETKHPTRYGGMVEKELVRMLHRFGWQNGGRPGRARVRVMSFAPLALRRIRLLDPGLKTVLLLDRSSPIRRDGSLPSGVRIAGPGVRLLHGDPGYVERAHAQGNRVFCWTVDEPADVSLVAGLGVDAIITNRPTDVRAQLGRD is encoded by the coding sequence CTGACCAGACACCGCAAGCGCGATCCCCTGCCGCCCAATGCCAAGCCCCTGATCATCGCGCACCGCGGAGCCTCCAGCACCGTCGCCGAGCACACCCTGCCGGCGTACCTGGACGCCATCGAGCAGGGCGCCGACGGCCTGGAGTGCGACGTCCGCCTGACCCGCGACGGTCATCTGGTGTGCGTCCACGATCGGACCGTCAACCGGACCTCCAACGGATCCGGGGTCGTCAGCGAACTCGACCTGGCCGGTCTGCGCGAGCTGGACTTCGCCTCGTGGAAGGACGTTCAGGACGAGCGTGCCCGACGAGGCCTTCCGCGTCTGACCGCCCCCGACCTGGCCGGAGCCGGCGCGGTCCCCGAGCAGCACGCCGCATCGGACTACCTGGAGGGCGTGGCCCCGGATCGGCTGGATGTCGACGGCAACCGGGTGCTGACCCTGGAGCTGCTGCTGAGTGTGGTCGTGGATGCCGGCCGACCCCTCCGCCTGCTCATCGAGACCAAGCACCCCACTCGCTACGGCGGCATGGTGGAGAAGGAACTCGTGCGCATGCTGCACCGCTTCGGCTGGCAGAACGGTGGTCGTCCGGGACGTGCACGGGTACGCGTGATGAGTTTCGCCCCACTCGCGCTGCGCCGGATCCGGTTGCTGGACCCCGGGCTGAAAACGGTGCTGCTGCTGGATCGGTCCTCCCCGATCCGGCGCGACGGTTCGCTGCCCAGCGGGGTGCGGATCGCCGGGCCCGGGGTGCGGTTGCTCCACGGTGATCCCGGCTACGTCGAGCGCGCCCATGCCCAGGGGAACCGGGTGTTCTGCTGGACGGTCGACGAGCCCGCCGACGTGAGCCTGGTGGCCGGCCTGGGCGTGGACGCAATCATCACCAACCGACCCACCGACGTACGGGCGCAGCTCGGGCGGGACTGA
- a CDS encoding Fpg/Nei family DNA glycosylase, which produces MPELPEVEALAAFLRDNAAGRVVVRADVAAFSAVKTFDPPLNAINGLTVTGAGRYGKFLDLEIDGLHLVTHLSRAGWLHWRESLPPIPPKPGRGPIALRLHLAPADLGDGPAGGFDLTEAGTQKRLAVYLVRDPLEVPGIARLGPDALAVSLEDFAVLLKGERAQIKGVLTSQSILAGIGNAYSDEILHAAKLSPFAIAARLSEDQTSSLYDAMRSVLTTAVERSVGQKAATLKSEKRSGLAVHARTGLPCPVCGDTVREVSFADKSLQYCPTCQTGGKSLADRRLSRLVK; this is translated from the coding sequence ATGCCCGAGTTGCCCGAGGTCGAGGCGCTGGCCGCCTTCCTGCGAGACAACGCGGCAGGTCGCGTCGTCGTCCGTGCCGATGTCGCCGCGTTCAGCGCCGTCAAGACCTTCGATCCGCCGCTCAACGCGATCAACGGCCTGACCGTCACCGGTGCCGGTCGCTACGGCAAGTTTCTCGATCTGGAGATCGACGGCCTGCATCTGGTAACCCATCTGTCCCGGGCCGGGTGGCTGCACTGGCGCGAGTCGCTGCCACCGATCCCCCCGAAGCCCGGCCGCGGTCCGATCGCGCTGCGCCTGCACCTCGCGCCGGCCGATCTCGGCGACGGCCCGGCCGGTGGCTTCGACCTCACGGAGGCGGGCACTCAGAAACGGCTGGCCGTCTACCTGGTTCGCGACCCCCTGGAAGTGCCGGGAATCGCCCGGCTGGGCCCGGACGCGCTGGCCGTCTCCCTGGAGGACTTCGCCGTCCTGCTCAAGGGCGAACGCGCACAGATCAAGGGCGTACTCACCAGCCAGTCGATCCTGGCCGGCATCGGCAACGCCTACTCCGACGAGATCCTGCACGCGGCCAAGTTATCGCCGTTCGCCATCGCCGCGCGGCTGAGCGAGGACCAGACCAGCAGCCTTTACGACGCGATGCGGTCGGTCTTGACCACGGCCGTCGAACGGTCTGTGGGCCAGAAGGCCGCCACCCTGAAATCGGAGAAGCGCAGTGGCCTGGCGGTGCACGCCCGCACCGGTCTGCCGTGCCCCGTGTGCGGTGACACGGTTCGCGAGGTGTCCTTCGCCGACAAGTCCCTGCAGTACTGCCCGACCTGCCAGACCGGCGGCAAGAGCCTGGCCGACCGCCGCCTGTCGCGGCTGGTGAAATAG
- a CDS encoding YdcF family protein — MSGYRAESELDPAAAAQTASTAEPVPAEPVPAEPAPAERASAKDAPHTPDVAHSPASSPGRRVVGPRKRSRRRWLRRTVAALFVLLLAWLTGCYVLLVRPHLDTPHRVDAILVLGPPDINDRYGRALELLEQGYSHNLVVSAVTEKQPQMQRACRNGIPDRRIICFYPWPPTTRGEAQKITELAAQYHWKSIMVVTSTFHISRARVIVRRCFPGQVSMVDTRRHIPLSQWAYEFSYQTGAWIKAGLNRDC, encoded by the coding sequence ATGTCGGGGTACCGGGCGGAGAGTGAACTCGACCCCGCCGCGGCCGCCCAGACCGCCTCAACCGCTGAGCCCGTACCCGCTGAGCCCGTACCCGCTGAGCCGGCACCCGCTGAGCGCGCATCCGCCAAGGACGCGCCGCACACGCCGGACGTCGCCCACTCGCCTGCAAGCTCCCCCGGACGCCGGGTCGTAGGTCCGCGTAAGAGGTCGCGCCGGCGGTGGTTGCGACGGACCGTGGCGGCGCTGTTCGTCCTGTTACTGGCCTGGCTGACCGGCTGCTACGTGCTGCTGGTCCGGCCGCACCTGGACACTCCGCACCGGGTGGACGCGATCCTGGTGCTCGGTCCGCCGGACATCAACGACCGGTACGGCCGGGCGCTCGAACTGCTCGAACAGGGCTACTCCCACAACCTGGTGGTGTCCGCCGTGACCGAGAAGCAGCCGCAGATGCAGCGGGCCTGTCGCAACGGTATCCCCGACCGCCGGATCATCTGCTTCTATCCGTGGCCCCCCACGACGCGCGGCGAAGCCCAGAAGATCACCGAGCTGGCTGCTCAATACCACTGGAAGAGCATCATGGTCGTGACGTCGACCTTCCACATCTCCCGCGCCCGGGTGATCGTCCGGCGCTGCTTCCCCGGTCAGGTGTCGATGGTCGACACCCGTCGCCACATCCCGCTGAGCCAGTGGGCGTACGAGTTCAGCTATCAGACGGGGGCCTGGATCAAGGCCGGGCTGAACCGCGACTGCTGA
- a CDS encoding class I SAM-dependent methyltransferase, with protein sequence MTAVLDLAALRRFPDVEAANLQAVDATDRLLLDIAADYPDHLGRGLVVIGDHYGALSLGAADRFGLNDVRVHQDSIVSERALQANAVRFGLAGRTRSLALSDELVAGAGLVLVQLPKSLTAVAELAEVIARSADPDVVVLLGGRVKHLSLGMNDVLGRYFADLTAGLARQKSRVLTARGPLPVGEPGFPLAAHLDELDLEIRAHGAAFAGTRLDLGTRRLAEVLDGARPGAQSAIDLGCGTGILAALLLRARPELKVLATDSSAAAIESTAATLAANGLAGPAGPGGPGGPGGSDPARVTLLRDDALSSVADASADLIVCNPPFHIEGAVHIGPAVKMFRAAGRVLAPGGELWTVFNSHLEYRAILTDAVGPTSIVSRDPKFSVARSRRLDTRRR encoded by the coding sequence GTGACCGCCGTGCTGGATCTTGCCGCGCTCCGGCGCTTCCCCGACGTCGAGGCGGCCAACCTCCAGGCCGTCGATGCCACCGACCGTCTGCTGCTCGACATCGCCGCCGACTATCCCGACCACCTGGGCCGCGGCCTCGTCGTGATCGGCGACCACTACGGCGCGCTGTCGCTCGGGGCCGCCGATCGCTTCGGGTTGAACGACGTCCGCGTGCACCAGGATTCGATCGTCTCCGAGCGCGCCCTGCAGGCCAACGCCGTTCGGTTCGGTCTGGCCGGGCGCACCCGCTCCCTCGCCTTGTCCGACGAACTCGTGGCCGGCGCCGGGCTCGTCCTCGTCCAGCTGCCCAAGAGCCTGACGGCGGTGGCGGAACTGGCCGAGGTGATCGCGCGCTCGGCCGACCCGGACGTCGTCGTCCTGTTGGGGGGCCGCGTCAAGCACCTGAGCCTGGGCATGAACGACGTCCTCGGACGTTACTTCGCCGACCTCACCGCGGGCCTGGCCCGGCAGAAGTCGCGGGTGCTGACCGCACGCGGGCCGCTGCCGGTCGGTGAACCAGGTTTCCCGCTGGCCGCCCACCTGGACGAGCTCGACCTGGAAATTCGGGCGCACGGCGCCGCGTTCGCAGGGACCCGGCTCGATCTGGGCACTCGGCGCTTGGCCGAGGTTCTCGACGGCGCGCGACCCGGCGCGCAATCGGCGATCGACCTCGGCTGCGGCACCGGAATCCTGGCCGCGCTGCTGCTTCGGGCCCGCCCGGAGCTGAAGGTCCTGGCGACGGACAGTTCGGCCGCGGCGATCGAATCCACTGCCGCGACGCTGGCCGCGAACGGGCTGGCCGGGCCGGCCGGGCCGGGCGGCCCGGGCGGCCCGGGCGGCTCGGACCCCGCGCGGGTCACGCTGCTACGCGATGACGCCCTGTCGAGCGTGGCGGACGCGAGCGCGGATCTCATCGTCTGCAACCCGCCGTTTCACATCGAGGGCGCGGTGCACATCGGACCGGCCGTGAAGATGTTCCGCGCGGCCGGCCGGGTGCTGGCTCCGGGTGGTGAGCTCTGGACCGTCTTCAATTCGCACCTGGAATACCGCGCGATCCTCACCGATGCGGTCGGGCCCACCTCGATCGTCAGCCGCGACCCCAAGTTCTCCGTCGCGCGTTCTCGGCGACTCGACACTCGGCGGCGCTGA
- a CDS encoding DUF6191 domain-containing protein, translating into MTEWGIDTLFNPGKRHMDEEKRRLQSTREEVGDSSGGKRIDLDSGKLVIARKTPTAPPAESLGKDPADEAVDATEDGPSD; encoded by the coding sequence ATGACGGAGTGGGGCATAGACACGCTGTTCAACCCGGGCAAGCGGCACATGGACGAGGAAAAGCGCCGCCTGCAGTCGACCCGTGAGGAGGTCGGCGACTCCTCCGGCGGCAAACGCATCGACCTCGACTCCGGCAAGCTCGTGATCGCCCGTAAGACGCCGACGGCCCCGCCCGCCGAATCCCTGGGGAAGGATCCGGCCGACGAGGCTGTCGATGCGACGGAGGACGGGCCCTCCGACTGA